In Pecten maximus chromosome 10, xPecMax1.1, whole genome shotgun sequence, one genomic interval encodes:
- the LOC117336587 gene encoding uncharacterized protein LOC117336587 — protein sequence MAFCKDLGFELQLVFSDSKPSATHLTVGSVLEIFSFGKSKKMEYKSIVECIGQIVAIRDVNIQACISKIHRAASSDKKKRGKLKEEFRNETFIVPTESTSASTIASTSGCTLVSLQMPSTATLTTETKEKKVNILQTQLKERRLKVQELVQSNKLLKRKLGRRESKKCRESFQRKVEKETAVALKSVKTVQKELKVKTALLTKAQTRSKNNYSSLINANRKLKSLEHRVKSLENDKEKLDAILRKTEEEKKTICDRNKIVLKENKDLHISNDYMQGLLLDECDLHVYDHQSNTFTPELVECAMNLTNLKVATHNVGPVIREVSSLCGKIPNRLPSRTTVDNMVDRKVSLSQKQLGTVLSAKEETTLYTDETRKHGHTYQSYLITDKDKNSYLLGLREMENKSGQCTLDTMKEILKDISDYCSHSEDKEADCEPGQTVGYHILKNVCNTMSDRASTEKHFNVLLQEYRNKILPDVVYNYTNLTTQEKELCGQMNNFFCGLHLLVGIADVSEASLKKFETAYLDGKLIGSAQKPELQRYHKSESGTLRLLRTCSKAFAMGEDEKNGVFLPWKTYLGSKGEKKNHILRFKHNRFNMVFLIGQAVYYHSQDIQEFLGNVHGTSNDLLKAVLLDAKETLFLAGAKVLGLVSKFITAPTVALD from the coding sequence ATGGCATTCTGCAAAGATCTTGGATTTGAACTACAACTAGTATTTTCAGACTCTAAACCATCTGCTACACACCTAACTGTTGGCAGTGTCCTGGAAATCTTCAgctttggaaaatcaaaaaaaatggaatataaAAGTATTGTTGAATGTATTGGACAAATTGTGGCTATTAGAGATGTTAACATTCAAGCATGTATTTCAAAAATTCACCGTGCTGCCAGTTCTGACAAAAAGAAAAGGGGAAAGCTGAAAGAAGAATTTAGAAATGAAACATTCATAGTGCCAACAGAGTCCACATCAGCCTCCACCATAGCTTCTACTTCTGGCTGTACCTTAGTCTCTCTACAAATGCCTAGTACAGCAACACTAACAACAGAAACAAAGGAGAAAAAAGTTAACATCTTACAGACACAGTTGAAAGAAAGAAGACTCAAAGTGCAGGAGTTAGTACAATcaaataaattattgaaaagaaaGTTAGGTAGAAGAGAGTCCAAGAAATGCAGAGAAAGTTTCCAAAGGAAGGTGGAGAAGGAGACAGCGGTTGCTCTGAAAAGTGTGAAGACTGTTCAAAAAGAGCTCAAGGTTAAAACAGCCCTTCTTACGAAAGCCCAGACCAGAAGTAAGAACAATTATTCTTCTCTGATCAATGCAAATCGAAAATTGAAATCATTGGAACACAGAGTAAAGAGTTTGGAAAATGACAAGGAAAAATTAGATGCAATTTTGCGAAAGACAGAGGAAGAAAAGAAAACCATATGCGACAGAAACAAGATTGtcttaaaagaaaacaaagactTGCATATCTCCAATGATTACATGCAAGGTTTGTTACTGGATGAATGTGACCTTCATGTGTATGATCATCAATCTAACACTTTTACTCCTGAATTAGTTGAATGTGCGATGAACTTAACCAATTTAAAAGTGGCTACGCACAATGTTGGACCTGTTATCAGAGAAGTCTCTTCATTATGTGGGAAGATACCCAACCGTCTCCCATCTCGCACAACTGTAGATAATATGGTTGACAGAAAAGTTTCCCTGTCACAAAAGCAACTTGGAACTGTTCTTTCTGCAAAAGAAGAAacaacattatatacagatGAGACTAGAAAACATGGACACACCTATCAAAGCTATTTGATTACAGACAAAGACAAAAATTCGTATCTGCTTGGTCTTCGGGAAATGGAAAACAAAAGTGGGCAGTGTACTCTAGACACAATGAAAGAAATACTGAAAGATATTTCAGACTATTGTTCACATTCAGAGGACAAAGAAGCAGATTGTGAACCTGGACAAACAGTAGGATATCAtatattgaaaaatgtatgtaatactaTGTCTGACCGTGCCAGTACagaaaaacatttcaatgtCTTGCTGCAAGAATATAGGAATAAGATTTTACCTGATGTTGTTTACAACTATACAAATTTAACAACACAAGAAAAAGAACTGTGTGGCCAGATGAATAACTTTTTCTGTGGTCTACACCTGTTAGTTGGCATAGCAGATGTGTCTGAAGCATCATTAAAAAAGTTTGAAACAGCATATCTTGATGGAAAACTGATAGGATCAGCACAAAAGCCTGAACTTCAGCGATACCACAAGTCAGAGAGTGGTACTTTGCGACTTTTGCGCACATGCAGCAAAGCCTTTGCGATGGGAGAGGATGAAAAAAATGGTGTGTTTTTGCCATGGAAAACTTATCTTGGAAGCAAAGGAGAAAAGAAAAACCATATTCTGAGGTTCAAACATAACCGCTTCAACATGGTATTCCTAATTGGGCAAGCAGTTTACTACCACTCACAAGACATTCAGGAATTTCTAGGTAATGTTCATGGAACGTCAAATGATCTTCTGAAAGCTGTTTTGCTTGATGCAAAAGAAACCCTGTTTTTAGCTGGTGCCAAGGTTCTTGGCCTCGTTTCCAAGTTCATAACAGCCCCAACTGTGGCGCTTGATTGA
- the LOC117336588 gene encoding uncharacterized protein LOC117336588 produces MDEYSQDLFGDQEEAGPSSQTEVIPVESDSDSTQPPDSGEYESYYEWEPVTPPTPPRKKARSSHTEVPAETCSEDPSQSLLRRKAKKGKSILTQTVLTGPVFTSSDSLIYGPLTSYHSCTKIEHREKSTQTVVFGPVVIKSKNIYID; encoded by the exons A TGGATGAATACTCCCAGGACTTGTTTGGAGATCAAGAGGAAGCTGGACCAAGCTCACAGACAGAG GTTATTCCAGTAGAAAGTGATTCAGACTCCACCCAACCACCAGACAGTGGAGAGTACGAGTCATATTATGAGTGGGAGCCTGTAACCCCACCAACCCCACCAAGGAAAAAA GCTAGATCTTCACATACAGAAGTGCCAGCGGAAACCTGCTCTGAAGATCCTAGCCAGAGTCTCCTGCGTCGAAAGGCCAAAAAAGGCAAGTCAATCCTAACCCAAACTGTATTGACAGGTCCTGTTTTTACATCTTCCGACTCATTGATATATGGACCACTAACATCATACCACTCGTGTACGAAAATAGAACACAGAGAAAAATCAACACAAACTGTTGTTTTCGGTCCAGTTGTTATTAAGTCcaaaaacatttatattgattaa